From one Macaca nemestrina isolate mMacNem1 chromosome 3, mMacNem.hap1, whole genome shotgun sequence genomic stretch:
- the LOC105487786 gene encoding protocadherin-7 isoform X12, translating to MLRMRTAGWARGWCLGCCLLLPLSLSLAAAKQLLRYRLAEEGPADVRIGNVASDLGIVTGSGEVTFSLESGSEYLKIDNLTGELSTSERRIDREKLPQCQMIFDENECFLDFEVSVIGPSQSWVDLFEGRVIVLDINDNTPTFPSPVLTLTVEENRPVGTLYLLPTATDRDFGRNGIERYELLQEPGGGGSGGESRRAGAADSAPYPGGGGNGASGGGSGGSKRRLDASEGGGGTNPGGRSSVFELQVADTPDGEKQPQLIVKGALDREQRDSYELTLRVRDGGDPPRSSQAILRVLITDVNDNSPRFEKSVYEADLAENSAPGTPILQLRAADLDVGVNGQIEYVFGAATESVRRLLRLDEMSGWLSVLHRIDREEVNQLRFTVMARDRGQPPKTDKATVVLNIKDENDNVPSIEIRKIGRIPLKDGVANVAEDVLVDTPIALVQVSDRDQGENGVVTCTVVGDVPFQLKPASDTEGDQNKKKYFLHTSTPLDYETTREFNVVIVAVDSGSPSLSSNNSLIVKVGDTNDNPPVFGQSVVEVYFPENNIPGERVATVLATDADSGKNAEIAYSLDSSVMGIFAIDPDSGDILVNTVLDREQTDRYEFKVNAKDKGIPVLQGSTTVIVQVADKNDNDPKFMQDVFTFYVKENLQPNSPVGMVTVMDADKGRNAEMSLYIEENNNIFSIENDTGTIYSTMSFDREHQTTYTFRVKAVDGGDPPRSATATVSLFVMDENDNAPMVTLPKNISYTLLPPSSNVRTVVATVLATDSDDGINADLNYSIVGGNPFKLFEIDPTSGVVSLVGKLTQKHYGLHRLVVQVNDSGQPSQSTTTLVHVFVNESVSNATVIDSQIARSLHTPLTQDIAGDPSYEISKQRLSIVIGVVAGIMTVILIILIVVMARYCRSKTKNGYEAGKKDHEDFFTPQQHDKSKKPKKDKKNKKSKQPLYSSIVTVEASKPNGQRYDSVNEKLSDSPSMGRYRSVNGGPGSPDLARHYKSSSPLPTVQLHPQSPTAGKKHQAVQDLPPANTFVGAGDNISIGSDHCSEYSCQTNNKYSKQVDTLQTTNPSGHIEESCKMNTQGLFQM from the coding sequence ATGCTGAGGATGCGGACCGCGGGATGGGCGCGCGGCTGGTGCTTGGGCTGTTGCCTCCTCCTGCCGCTCTCGCTCAGCCTGGCGGCCGCCAAGCAGCTCCTCCGGTACCGGCTGGCCGAGGAGGGCCCCGCCGACGTCCGCATCGGCAACGTGGCTTCAGACCTGGGCATCGTGACCGGATCGGGTGAGGTGACTTTCAGCCTGGAGTCCGGCTCCGAGTACCTGAAGATCGACAACCTTACGGGCGAGCTGAGCACGAGCGAGAGGCGCATCGACCGCGAGAAGCTGCCCCAGTGTCAGATGATCTTCGACGAGAACGAGTGCTTCCTGGACTTCGAGGTGTCGGTGATCGGGCCCTCGCAGAGCTGGGTAGACCTGTTTGAGGGTCGGGTCATCGTGCTCGACATCAACGACAACACGCCCACCTTCCCGTCGCCCGTGCTCACGCTCACGGTGGAGGAGAACCGGCCGGTGGGCACACTCTACCTGCTGCCCACCGCCACTGACCGCGACTTTGGCCGCAACGGCATCGAGCGCTACGAGCTGCTCCAGGAGCCCggaggcggcggcagcggcggcgagAGCCGGCGCGCCGGGGCGGCCGACAGCGCCCCCTATCCCGGGGGCGGCGGGAACGGCGCGAGCGGCGGCGGCTCGGGAGGCTCCAAGCGGCGGCTGGACGCATCAGAGGGCGGCGGCGGCACCAACCCCGGCGGCCGCAGCAGCGTGTTCGAGCTGCAGGTGGCGGACACCCCGGATGGCGAGAAGCAGCCGCAGCTGATCGTGAAGGGGGCGCTGGACCGCGAGCAGCGCGACTCCTACGAGCTGACCCTGCGGGTGCGCGACGGCGGCGACCCGCCTCGCTCCTCGCAGGCCATCCTACGGGTCCTCATCACCGACGTGAACGACAACAGCCCCCGCTTCGAGAAGAGCGTGTACGAGGCCGACTTAGCTGAGAACAGCGCCCCGGGGACCCCCATCCTGCAACTGCGCGCAGCTGACTTGGACGTGGGGGTCAATGGGCAGATCGAGTACGTGTTCGGGGCGGCCACCGAGTCGGTGAGGCGACTGCTGCGCCTTGACGAGATGTCCGGCTGGCTCAGCGTCCTGCACCGGATCGACCGCGAGGAGGTGAACCAGCTGCGCTTCACGGTCATGGCCCGCGACCGTGGGCAGCCCCCCAAGACCGACAAGGCCACCGTGGTCCTTAACATCAAAGACGAGAATGACAATGTGCCATCCATTGAAATCCGCAAGATTGGGCGCATCCCCCTCAAGGACGGGGTGGCCAACGTAGCCGAGGACGTTCTGGTCGACACCCCCATCGCTCTGGTGCAGGTGTCCGACCGAGACCAAGGCGAGAACGGGGTGGTCACCTGCACCGTGGTGGGCGACGTGCCCTTCCAGCTCAAGCCAGCCAGCGACACCGAGGGCGACCAGAACAAGAAAAAGTACTTTTTGCACACCTCGACCCCTCTGGACTATGAGACCACCCGGGAGTTCAACGTGGTCATCGTGGCGGTGGACTCAGGCAGCCCCAGCCTCTCGAGCAACAACTCCCTGATTGTGAAGGTGGGAGACACGAACGACAACCCGCCTGTGTTCGGCCAGTCGGTGGTGGAGGTTTACTTCCCTGAGAACAACATCCCGGGCGAGAGGGTGGCCACAGTGCTGGCGACAGACGCAGACAGCGGAAAGAACGCTGAGATCGCCTACTCGCTGGACTCCTCTGTGATGGGGATCTTTGCCATCGATCCCGATTCTGGGGACATCCTGGTCAATACGGTGCTGGACCGCGAGCAGACTGACAGGTATGAGTTTAAAGTTAACGCCAAAGACAAAGGCATCCCCGTGCTGCAGGGCAGCACTACAGTGATTGTGCAGGTGGCTGATAAGAATGACAATGACCCTAAGTTTATGCAGGACGTCTTCACCTTTTATGTGAAAGAAAACTTGCAGCCCAACAGCCCTGTGGGGATGGTCACCGTGATGGATGCTGACAAGGGGCGGAATGCAGAGATGAGTCTGTACATAGAGGAGAACAATAACATTTTTTCTATTGAAAATGACACGGGGACAATTTACTCCACAATGTCTTTTGACCGGGAACATCAGACCACATACACTTTCAGAGTCAAGGCTGTGGATGGGGGAGATCCTCCCAGGTCTGCCACAGCTACAGTTTCGCTTTTTGTGATGGATGAAAATGACAATGCTCCCATGGTTACCCTTCCCAAAAACATTTCCTACACTTTACTGCCACCTTCGAGTAATGTCAGGACAGTAGTAGCTACAGTGTTGGCAACAGACAGTGACGATGGCATCAATGCAGACCTGAACTACAGCATTGTGGGAGGGAATCCCTTCAAGCTGTTTGAAATTGATCCCACTAGTGGTGTGGTTTCCTTAGTGGGAAAACTCACCCAAAAGCATTATGGCTTGCACAGGTTGGTGGTGCAAGTGAATGACAGTGGGCAGCCTTCCCAGTCCACCACGACTCTGGTGCATGTGTTTGTCAATGAAAGTGTTTCTAATGCAACTGTGATTGACTCCCAGATAGCTAGAAGTTTGCACACCCCACTCACCCAGGATATAGCTGGCGACCCAAGCTATGAAATTAGCAAACAGAGACTCAGTATTGTCATTGGTGTGGTTGCTGGCATTATGACAGTGATTCTAATCATCTTAATTGTAGTGATGGCAAGGTACTGCAGGTCCAAAACTAAAAATGGCTATGAAGCTGGCAAAAAAGATCACGAAGACTTTTTTACACCCCAACAGCATGACAAATCTAAAAAGCCTAAAAaggacaagaaaaacaaaaaatctaagcAGCCTCTCTACAGCAGCATTGTCACTGTAGAGGCTTCTAAACCAAATGGACAGAGGTATGATAGTGTCAATGAGAAGCTGTCAGATAGCCCAAGCATGGGGCGATACAGATCTGTCAATGGTGGGCCTGGCAGTCCTGACCTGGCAAGGCATTACAAATCTAGTTCCCCATTGCCTACTGTTCAGCTTCATCCCCAGTCACCAACTGCAGGAAAAAAGCACCAGGCCGTACAAGATCTACCACCAGCTAACACATTTGTGGGAGCAGGAGACAACATTTCAATTGGATCAGATCACTGCTCTGAGTACAGCTGTCAAACCAATAACAAGTACAGCAAACAG